A section of the Candidatus Moraniibacteriota bacterium genome encodes:
- a CDS encoding septation protein IspZ, with the protein MLLFGLAFRKNLLRKFFMPLFAITDRGWHILPFAGHFFLVSSALNEVVRHWVTPEVWVHYKIGNTLALISFGLYQLRLTGRERPHHGSRSVQYAAHSGEAAIPVMGDGREGISLSNYLKSPIVLQKWFWLRKTLRSRRYSPVAFLRLHFAQSHILT; encoded by the coding sequence ATGTTGCTGTTCGGGCTGGCGTTTCGGAAAAACTTGCTTCGGAAATTCTTCATGCCACTCTTTGCGATTACCGATCGCGGGTGGCATATCCTGCCGTTCGCTGGGCACTTTTTCCTCGTCTCGTCGGCGCTCAATGAAGTGGTCCGGCATTGGGTGACACCGGAAGTCTGGGTGCACTACAAGATTGGCAACACACTCGCTCTTATCAGCTTCGGGCTGTATCAGTTGAGACTCACGGGGCGAGAGCGACCTCACCACGGAAGCAGATCGGTTCAGTATGCGGCTCACTCGGGAGAAGCAGCGATCCCGGTGATGGGTGATGGTAGGGAAGGAATATCTCTTAGTAACTATCTCAAATCTCCTATTGTTCTGCAAAAATGGTTTTGGTTACGCAAAACGCTCAGGTCTCGTCGTTACTCTCCGGTAGCCTTCCTCCGCTTACACTTTGCTCAAAGCCACATACTTACTTAG